The DNA window CACGTCACCGTCTCGTCGCGCACAGAAGGCGACCTCCTCGCCATCACCGTCGCCGACGACGGTCCCGGGATCCCGGCCCAGCACCTGGGGCGCATCTTCGAGCGCTTCTACCGCGTCGACGCAGGCCGCTCCCGCGACCTCGGCGGGACCGGCCTCGGCCTGGCGATCGTGAAACACCTCGTCGAGCTGATGAGCGGCGCCGTCGACGTCGAGAGCGCCCTCGGACGCGGCACCCGCTTCACCGTGCGCATCCCGCGCGGCGCGTGAGCCTCCGCCGCCCATCCACCCCTCTGTCACCGTCCCGTCACTCACCGCCGGTAGACACGATTGCCCTGACGCAGAGGCGCCCGGTGGAGGATACTCCCCGCGTGCGTCCCCTCCCCTCCCTCAACCCCGAGCAGCGCCCATCCACCCGTAGATGACCGCGATCGATCCCGAGATCGGCGCCGAATCGGCGCCCGCCACCAAGCTCCAGGTCACGCACCTGAACGCTTACTTCGGAGATCTCCACGTCATCCGGGACATCACCCTCGGTGTCCCCGCCGAGAAGGTGACCGCCATCATCGGCCCCTCCGGCTGCGGAAAATCCACCTTCCTGCGCTGCCTCAACCGCATGCACGAGCACGTCCCGGGGGCCCGGGCCAAGGGCGAAGTCCTCCTCGACGGCGTCGACGTCTACCACCCCTCGGTCAACCCCGTCCGGCTGCGGCGGCGGGTCGGCATGGTCTTTCAGAAGCCGAACCCGTTCCCCACGATGTCCATCCGCGACAACGTACTCGCCGGCCACCGGCTGAACGGCACCCACATCGACGCGCCAGGAGAACTCGTCGAGCACTGCTTGCGCCAGGTGGCCCTCTGGGACGAAGTGAAGGACCGGCTCGACCAGCCCGGCATCGCCCTGTCCAGCGGCCAGCAACAGCGGCTCTGCATCGCCCGGGTGCTGGCCGTCGAGCCCGACGTCGTCCTCCTCGACGAACCCTGCTCCGCCCTCGATCCCATCGCCACGGCCCACATCGAGGAGCTGATCGAGGAACTGAAGGATCGGTATACTCTCCTCCTCGTCACGCACAACCTGCAGCAGGCGGCGCGCGTCTCCGACTACATGGCCTTCTTCTACATGGGGAATCTCGTGGAGTTCGACCGGACCGACGTCATCTTCACCAACCCCAAGGAGAGCCGGACCGAAGACTACGTGACCGGCAAATTCGGCTGAGATCCCGACCGATGCCCACGCACACCAGCAAGGTCTACGAGCACGAGCTGCGGACGCTGCGCGACAAGCTCCTCCTGATGGGCAGCCTCGTCGAGGAGATGATCCACAAGGGCTCCACCGCCCTCTCCACCCGCGACTCCGGCCTCGCCAAGGCGACGATCCGGCTCGACCGGCGGTGTAACCGGCTGGAGTGCGAGGTGGACGAGCTGTGCATGCGCATCCTGGCCACACGCCAGCCGGTCGCCTCGGATCTGCGCTTCGTCACCACCGCGCTGAAGATCGTCACCGACCTCGAGCGCATCGGCGATCTCGTGGTCAACGTCTGTGAACGCGTGGAAGAACTCAACGAAGAGTCCCCGCTGGCCGTGACCGAAGAACTCACCAGCCTCTCCGAAGAGGCGGCGGCGGTCGTGCGAGAGGCCCTCGACGCCCTCGTCTCCCGCGACGTCGAGCGCGCCCAGAAGCTCCTCGAGCACGACGACCAGATCGACGACCACTACGCCCGCATCTTCCAGGACGTGCTCACGCTCATGAGCCGCGATCCTGCCACGGTGTACCGAGCCACCCGCGTGCAGTCGATCGCCAAGTACCTGGAGCGCATCGCCGACCACGCCATGAACATCGCCGAGTCGGTCGTCTTCCTGGTCAAGGGCAGAGACATCCGCCACAACAACCGCCTCAAGGAGAGCGACCCGCTCGAAGGCGAGCATGACGAGAGGCCCTCACGGGCCCGCTGAGCGCCATGGGGGGCACGACCTTCACAGCGGCGCCCTTCGCGTGGGCCGCCGCGGGCGTGCTCGCTTCGGGCCTCCTCGGCTGCGGCCGCTCGGGGCCCGACCCCGTGGTCACCGTGGATGGCTCCAGCACCGGCTACCCCCTCAGCGAGGCCGTCGCCGAGGAACTCCAGCGCAGGACCCCGCCCACCCGGGTCGTCGTCGGGATCTCGGGGACGGACGGCGGCCTCCAGAAGCTCTGCGCCGGTGAGGTCGACATCTCCGCCGCATCCCGGCCCATCCGCCCGAGCGAAGCGGAAGCCTGCCGCAGCGGGGGGATCGACTACCTCGAGATCCCCGTCGCCTTCGACGGCATCGCCATCGTCGGAAACCTCGCCAACACCTGGGCCGATCACATCACCACCGACGAGCTCCACAGGATCTGGGAGCCTTCGGCAGAGGCCAAGGTGAACCACTGGAGCGACGTGCACCCAGGCTGGCCCGCGCGTCCCCTCCGCCTCTTCGGCGCCGGCCTCGACTCCGGCACCTACGATCACTTCACCGAGGCCATCGTCGGCCGCGTACACGCCAGCCGCAGCGACTACACCTCCAGCGAAGACGACAACATGCTCGTCACCGGCGTCGCCGGCGACCCGCTCGCCCTCGGCTTCGTGGGCTACGCCTACTACGAACAGAACCGCGATCGGCTCAAGCTCTTGCCCGTCGACGACGGCAACGACGAGAACGGCCGAGGCCCCGTCGCCCCCACGCGGACCACGATCACCGAGGGGACCTACCAGCCCCTCTCTCGCTTGCTCTTCCTCTACGTCGCGCGCAGCGCCCTGAAGCGCGCCGAAGTGACCACCTTCGTCCGCTTCTACCTCCAGAACGCGGCCAAGCTCGCCGACGAAGTCGGCCTCATCCCGCTCCCCGAGAGCACGTACCACCTCGTCCAGGCGCGGATCGCGCAGCGCATCACCGGCTCCCTCTTCGACAAGGGCTACCTCCCCGCGCGCGCCATCGAGCAGCTCCTCGCTCGTGACCTGCGCCCCGCCGAGGCTCCATGAAGCCCGACCTCGCCCGCGACCTCCGCCGCCCCAGCGCCCCCTCCGAGCGGGCCGCGAAGCTCGTCTTCTCGCTCTGCGCCGCCGTCTCGCTGCTCACCACCCTGGGCATCGTCGCCGTCCTCCTCCAGCAGACCCTGGGCTTCCTCCAGGCCGTCTCCCTCCGTCAGATCTTCGCCGACGTCTGGTGGACGCCTCGCTTCGCCGAGCCCCGCTTCGGCATCTGGCCCCTCGTCTGCGGCACCCTGCTCACCACCGCGATCGCCATGATCGTGGCCATCCCGCTCGGCCTCCTCGCCGCCATCTACCTCAGCGAGCTCGCCGGCCCCCGCCAGCGACGCCTCCTCAAGCCCCTGCTGGAGCTCCTCGCCGGCGTCCCCACCCTCGTCTACGGCTACTTCGCCCTCACCCTCGTCACGCCAGCGCTCCAGCGCGTCCTCCCCGGTCTCAGCAGCTTCAACGCCCTCAGCGCCGGCGCCGTCATGGGCTTGATGATCCTGCCCCTCGTCGCCTCCCTCAGCGAAGCCGCCCTCCACGCCGTCCCCATGAGCCTCCGCGAGGCCTCCTACGCCCTCGGCGTCCGCAAGCTCCCCACCCTCTTCCACGTGGTCATCCCGTCGGCCTTCTCCGGCATCGCCGCCGCCGTCCTCCTCGGCGTCTCGCGCGCCATCGGCGAGACGATGGTCGTCACCATCGCCGCGGGCCAGCAGCCCCAGCTCACCCTCGATCCGCGCGTCTCCATCGAGACCATGACCAGCTACATCGCCCAGGTCAGCCTCGGCGACACCCCCACGGGCACCCTGGAGTACAAGACCGTCTTCGCCGTCGGCCTCTGCCTCTTCACCATGACGCTGGTCCTCAACGTCCTCTCCTACCGACTCCGGCGCCACCTCCGCCGAGGAGAGCGCGCGTGAGCGACGACCTCCACACCCCGATCCCGGGCGCCACCACCGAGCGCGTCTTCCACGCCATCGGCTTCCTCGCGCTCCTCCTGCCGCTCCTCGTCCTGTTCGTCCTGTTCGCGGGCGTGCTCACCGACGCCTGGCCCCGGCTCGGCTGGGGATTCCTCACCGGCATCCCCTCACGCCGCCCCGAACTCGCCGGCATCTTCCCGGCCCTCGTCGGC is part of the Chondromyces crocatus genome and encodes:
- the pstB gene encoding phosphate ABC transporter ATP-binding protein PstB, with protein sequence MTAIDPEIGAESAPATKLQVTHLNAYFGDLHVIRDITLGVPAEKVTAIIGPSGCGKSTFLRCLNRMHEHVPGARAKGEVLLDGVDVYHPSVNPVRLRRRVGMVFQKPNPFPTMSIRDNVLAGHRLNGTHIDAPGELVEHCLRQVALWDEVKDRLDQPGIALSSGQQQRLCIARVLAVEPDVVLLDEPCSALDPIATAHIEELIEELKDRYTLLLVTHNLQQAARVSDYMAFFYMGNLVEFDRTDVIFTNPKESRTEDYVTGKFG
- the phoU gene encoding phosphate signaling complex protein PhoU, with the protein product MPTHTSKVYEHELRTLRDKLLLMGSLVEEMIHKGSTALSTRDSGLAKATIRLDRRCNRLECEVDELCMRILATRQPVASDLRFVTTALKIVTDLERIGDLVVNVCERVEELNEESPLAVTEELTSLSEEAAAVVREALDALVSRDVERAQKLLEHDDQIDDHYARIFQDVLTLMSRDPATVYRATRVQSIAKYLERIADHAMNIAESVVFLVKGRDIRHNNRLKESDPLEGEHDERPSRAR
- a CDS encoding PstS family phosphate ABC transporter substrate-binding protein encodes the protein MGGTTFTAAPFAWAAAGVLASGLLGCGRSGPDPVVTVDGSSTGYPLSEAVAEELQRRTPPTRVVVGISGTDGGLQKLCAGEVDISAASRPIRPSEAEACRSGGIDYLEIPVAFDGIAIVGNLANTWADHITTDELHRIWEPSAEAKVNHWSDVHPGWPARPLRLFGAGLDSGTYDHFTEAIVGRVHASRSDYTSSEDDNMLVTGVAGDPLALGFVGYAYYEQNRDRLKLLPVDDGNDENGRGPVAPTRTTITEGTYQPLSRLLFLYVARSALKRAEVTTFVRFYLQNAAKLADEVGLIPLPESTYHLVQARIAQRITGSLFDKGYLPARAIEQLLARDLRPAEAP
- the pstC gene encoding phosphate ABC transporter permease subunit PstC, yielding MKPDLARDLRRPSAPSERAAKLVFSLCAAVSLLTTLGIVAVLLQQTLGFLQAVSLRQIFADVWWTPRFAEPRFGIWPLVCGTLLTTAIAMIVAIPLGLLAAIYLSELAGPRQRRLLKPLLELLAGVPTLVYGYFALTLVTPALQRVLPGLSSFNALSAGAVMGLMILPLVASLSEAALHAVPMSLREASYALGVRKLPTLFHVVIPSAFSGIAAAVLLGVSRAIGETMVVTIAAGQQPQLTLDPRVSIETMTSYIAQVSLGDTPTGTLEYKTVFAVGLCLFTMTLVLNVLSYRLRRHLRRGERA